A DNA window from Streptococcus parapneumoniae contains the following coding sequences:
- the ychF gene encoding redox-regulated ATPase YchF — translation MALTAGIVGLPNVGKSTLFNAITKAGAEAANYPFATIDPNVGMVEVPDERLQKLTEMITPKKTVPTTFEFTDIAGIVKGASKGEGLGNKFLANIREVDAIVHVVRAFDDENVMREQGREDAFVDPLADIDTINLELILADLESVNKRYARVEKMARTQKDKESVEEFNVLQKIKPVLEDGKSARTIEFTDEEQKVVKGLFLLTTKPVLYVANVDEDVVSEPDSIDYVKQIRKFAATENAEVVVISARAEEEISELDEEDKQEFLEALGLTESGVDKLTRAAYHLLGLGTYFTAGEKEVRAWTFKRGMKAPQAAGIIHSDFEKGFIRAVTMSYEDLVKYGSEKAVKEAGRLREEGKEYIVQDGDIMEFRFNV, via the coding sequence ATGGCTTTAACAGCAGGTATCGTTGGTTTGCCAAACGTTGGTAAATCAACACTATTTAATGCAATTACAAAAGCAGGAGCAGAGGCAGCAAACTACCCATTTGCGACGATTGATCCAAACGTTGGAATGGTTGAGGTTCCAGATGAACGCCTACAAAAATTAACGGAAATGATCACACCTAAAAAGACAGTTCCAACAACATTTGAATTTACAGATATTGCAGGGATTGTAAAAGGAGCTTCAAAAGGAGAAGGGCTAGGGAATAAATTCTTGGCCAATATTCGTGAAGTAGATGCGATTGTTCATGTAGTTCGTGCTTTTGATGATGAAAATGTGATGCGCGAGCAAGGACGTGAAGATGCCTTTGTGGATCCACTTGCAGATATTGACACCATTAACCTGGAATTGATTCTTGCTGACTTAGAATCAGTCAATAAACGTTATGCGCGTGTAGAAAAGATGGCACGCACGCAAAAAGATAAAGAATCTGTGGAAGAATTCAATGTTCTTCAAAAGATTAAACCAGTCCTAGAAGATGGAAAATCAGCTCGCACCATCGAATTTACAGATGAGGAACAAAAGGTTGTAAAAGGTCTCTTCCTTTTGACGACTAAACCAGTGCTCTATGTTGCTAATGTGGACGAGGATGTGGTTTCAGAACCTGACTCTATCGACTATGTTAAACAAATTCGTAAATTTGCAGCGACAGAAAATGCTGAAGTAGTCGTTATTTCTGCGCGTGCTGAGGAAGAAATTTCTGAGTTAGACGAAGAAGACAAGCAAGAGTTTCTTGAGGCACTTGGTTTGACAGAATCAGGCGTTGACAAGTTGACTCGTGCAGCTTACCACTTACTTGGACTGGGAACTTACTTCACAGCTGGCGAAAAAGAAGTTCGAGCTTGGACATTCAAACGTGGTATGAAGGCTCCTCAAGCAGCTGGTATTATCCACTCAGACTTTGAAAAAGGATTTATTCGTGCGGTAACCATGTCATATGAGGATTTAGTGAAATACGGATCTGAAAAGGCTGTAAAAGAAGCTGGACGCTTGCGTGAAGAAGGAAAAGAATATATCGTTCAAGATGGCGATATTATGGAATTCCGCTTTAATGTCTAA
- a CDS encoding DUF951 domain-containing protein, whose translation MYQVGNFVEMKKPHACTIKSTGKKANRWEITRVGADIKIKCSNCDHVVMMGRYDFDRKMNKIID comes from the coding sequence ATGTATCAAGTTGGAAATTTTGTTGAAATGAAAAAACCACATGCTTGTACTATCAAGTCAACAGGAAAAAAAGCTAATCGTTGGGAAATTACACGTGTGGGAGCAGATATCAAAATAAAATGCAGTAATTGTGACCATGTTGTCATGATGGGACGCTATGATTTTGATCGAAAAATGAATAAAATTATTGACTGA
- a CDS encoding helix-turn-helix domain-containing protein: MAKNSPQDLKNREYFSNNLNRVMKEKGIRQIDLHNALEIPKSTITGYVKGRSMPTSGNLQKLADYLGVKKSDLDPRFSDKDVYKEFLYMLDKQLDEEKYLVKNVSKDKIFQKVKEREKRDKEIIELAKSKNFPISPEEFLTTITESLNEYNPKDNYEVLNALALKTSNILFWLDIVFQKTSSEFYIVFEDKEFNQEYYNKLYKKFENLFEEIKSLALQEAKKDKENLDDFALLWGID, from the coding sequence ATGGCAAAAAATAGCCCTCAGGATTTAAAGAATAGAGAATATTTCTCTAATAATCTTAACCGTGTTATGAAAGAAAAAGGTATCAGACAGATAGACCTGCATAATGCTTTAGAAATTCCTAAAAGTACAATAACTGGTTATGTAAAAGGTAGATCAATGCCAACATCTGGCAATCTTCAAAAACTTGCTGATTATTTGGGAGTGAAAAAATCTGATCTTGACCCTCGCTTTTCTGACAAAGATGTTTACAAAGAATTTTTATATATGTTAGATAAACAATTAGACGAAGAAAAATACCTCGTAAAAAATGTTTCAAAAGATAAAATTTTTCAGAAAGTAAAAGAGAGAGAAAAAAGGGACAAGGAAATAATTGAACTAGCAAAGAGTAAAAATTTCCCAATCAGTCCTGAAGAGTTTCTCACTACTATCACTGAATCATTAAATGAATACAATCCCAAAGACAACTATGAAGTTTTAAATGCCCTTGCGCTAAAGACAAGTAATATCCTATTCTGGCTAGATATTGTATTTCAAAAAACAAGTAGTGAATTCTACATAGTTTTTGAAGATAAGGAATTCAACCAAGAATATTACAACAAATTATATAAAAAGTTTGAAAATCTATTTGAAGAAATTAAGTCTTTAGCTCTTCAAGAAGCTAAGAAAGATAAAGAAAATCTAGATGATTTTGCGTTACTTTGGGGTATAGACTAA
- the dinD gene encoding DNA damage-inducible protein D — translation MELQQYDELTFENIKHIDENGVEFWYARDLQKTLEYTEWRNFLLVIDKAKIACDTAKNPIVEHFVDVNKSISNGYNTTRDIKDFKLTRYACYLIVQNGDPRKEVIALGQTYFALKTRQQELQENFDNLTEEQKRLAIRDEIKHHNKSLSESAGNAGVKNFGRFHNSGYKGLYGGLTMQDIHNLKELNEGEHILDFMGSAELAANLFRATQTDEVLRRRNIKGEDLANDTHFNVGRTIRNTMKELGTTMPENLPTPRESIQELKNKQKELEKQADNNQLSLFDDM, via the coding sequence ATGGAACTCCAACAGTACGATGAATTAACTTTTGAAAATATCAAACACATAGACGAAAATGGAGTAGAATTTTGGTATGCTCGGGACTTACAAAAGACCCTTGAGTATACAGAATGGAGAAACTTTCTTCTAGTAATTGATAAGGCAAAGATAGCTTGTGATACCGCTAAAAACCCCATTGTAGAGCATTTTGTTGACGTCAACAAGTCAATTTCAAACGGTTATAATACAACAAGAGATATCAAAGATTTTAAACTTACCCGTTACGCTTGTTACCTTATTGTCCAAAATGGCGACCCACGAAAAGAAGTTATAGCACTTGGCCAAACCTATTTCGCGTTGAAAACTCGTCAACAAGAGCTACAAGAAAACTTTGACAATCTTACCGAAGAACAGAAACGCCTTGCTATCCGTGATGAAATAAAACATCACAATAAATCATTATCTGAATCTGCTGGCAATGCTGGCGTTAAAAACTTTGGAAGATTTCACAACTCAGGATACAAGGGGTTATATGGTGGGTTAACTATGCAGGATATTCATAACCTCAAAGAACTAAACGAAGGGGAGCATATTCTGGATTTTATGGGGAGTGCTGAATTAGCTGCTAATTTATTCCGTGCCACTCAGACCGACGAAGTTCTACGACGTAGAAACATAAAAGGCGAAGATCTCGCAAATGATACCCATTTCAACGTAGGGCGAACCATTAGAAATACCATGAAAGAACTCGGAACAACCATGCCGGAGAATCTTCCTACTCCTCGGGAAAGTATACAAGAGTTGAAAAATAAACAGAAAGAACTTGAAAAACAAGCCGATAATAACCAACTTTCGCTCTTTGACGATATGTAA
- the pth gene encoding aminoacyl-tRNA hydrolase — protein sequence MTKLLVGLGNPGDKYFETKHNVGFMLIDQLAKKQNVTFTHDKIFQADLASFFLNGEKIYLVKPTTFMNESGKAVHALLTYYGLDIEDLLIIYDDLDMEVGKIRLRAKGSAGGHNGIKSIIQHIGTQTFNRVKIGIGRPKNGMSVVNHVLSKFDKDDYIGILQSIDKVDESVNYYLQEKNFEKTMQRYNG from the coding sequence ATGACCAAATTACTTGTAGGATTAGGAAATCCAGGGGATAAATATTTTGAAACAAAACACAATGTTGGATTTATGTTGATTGACCAACTAGCGAAGAAACAGAATGTCACTTTTACACATGATAAGATATTTCAAGCTGACCTAGCATCCTTTTTTCTAAATGGAGAAAAAATTTATCTTGTCAAACCAACGACATTTATGAATGAAAGTGGAAAAGCGGTTCATGCTTTATTGACTTATTATGGTTTAGATATTGAAGATTTACTCATCATTTACGATGATCTTGACATGGAAGTTGGAAAGATTCGTTTAAGAGCAAAAGGCTCAGCAGGTGGTCATAATGGTATCAAGTCTATTATTCAACATATTGGAACCCAGACCTTTAATCGTGTTAAGATTGGAATCGGAAGACCTAAAAATGGAATGTCAGTTGTTAACCATGTTTTGAGTAAGTTTGACAAGGATGATTATATTGGTATTTTACAGTCTATTGACAAGGTTGACGAATCTGTAAACTACTATTTACAAGAGAAAAATTTTGAGAAAACAATGCAGAGGTATAACGGATAA
- a CDS encoding transcriptional regulator — MELDKFKTMMNVRERMTYFLRFQRMAGSENQVSIDEEAWKLVLPDQWNLSGEHEKAIREGLEIFANDINKIENKRARKYFIIHYCYMRKKTMSECVEMAGTSSTSYHRYKQIAVLNFARIHQNGELEAYK; from the coding sequence ATGGAGCTGGATAAGTTTAAAACGATGATGAACGTCAGAGAGAGGATGACATACTTTCTGAGATTCCAGAGGATGGCAGGGAGTGAAAACCAAGTTAGTATCGATGAAGAGGCTTGGAAACTTGTCTTACCTGATCAGTGGAATTTGAGTGGTGAACATGAAAAAGCAATCCGTGAGGGGTTGGAAATATTCGCCAACGATATCAATAAGATAGAGAACAAGCGAGCCAGAAAATACTTTATTATCCATTATTGCTACATGAGGAAGAAAACAATGAGTGAATGCGTAGAGATGGCAGGTACTAGCTCCACTAGCTACCACCGATACAAACAGATAGCCGTCTTAAACTTTGCGAGAATCCACCAGAACGGAGAGCTAGAAGCATATAAGTAG
- the dnaA gene encoding chromosomal replication initiator protein DnaA, translating into MKEKQFWNRILEFAQERLTRSMYDFYAIQAELIKVEENVATIFLPRSEMEMVWEKQLKDIIVVAGFEIYDAEITPHYIFTKPQDTAISQVEEATNSTLYDYSPKLASIPYSDTGLKEKYTFDNFIQGDGNVWAVSAALAVSEDLALTYNPLFIYGGPGLGKTHLLNAIGNEILKNIPNARVKYIPAESFINDFLDHLRLGEMEKFKKTYRSLDLLLIDDIQSLSGKKVATQEEFFNTFNALHDKQKQIVLTSDRSPKHLEGLEERLVTRFSWGLTQTITPPDFETRIAILQSKTEHLGYNFQSDTLEYLAGQFDSNVRDLEGAINDITLIARVKNIKDITIDIAAEAIRARKQDVSQMLVIPIDKIQNEVGNFYGVSIKEMKGSRRLQNIVLARQVAMYLSRELTDNSLPKIGKEFGGKDHTTVIHAHAKIKSLIDEDDNLRLEIESIKKKIK; encoded by the coding sequence TTGAAAGAAAAACAATTTTGGAATCGTATATTAGAATTTGCTCAAGAAAGACTGACTCGATCCATGTATGATTTCTATGCTATTCAAGCTGAACTCATCAAGGTAGAGGAAAATGTTGCCACTATATTTTTACCACGATCTGAAATGGAAATGGTCTGGGAAAAACAACTAAAAGATATTATTGTAGTTGCTGGATTTGAAATTTATGATGCTGAGATTACTCCTCACTATATTTTCACTAAACCTCAAGATACGGCTATCTCACAAGTTGAAGAAGCTACAAATTCAACTCTTTATGACTATAGTCCAAAGTTAGCATCTATTCCTTATTCGGATACGGGATTAAAAGAAAAGTATACCTTTGATAATTTTATTCAAGGGGATGGAAATGTTTGGGCAGTATCAGCCGCTTTGGCTGTCTCTGAAGATTTGGCCTTGACCTATAATCCTCTTTTTATCTATGGAGGACCTGGGCTTGGTAAGACTCACCTGTTAAACGCTATTGGAAATGAAATTCTAAAAAATATTCCAAATGCGCGTGTTAAATATATTCCTGCCGAAAGCTTTATCAATGACTTTCTTGATCACCTAAGACTTGGGGAAATGGAAAAGTTTAAAAAGACCTATCGTAGTCTTGATCTTTTGTTAATCGATGATATCCAGTCACTCAGCGGAAAAAAAGTCGCAACTCAGGAAGAATTTTTCAATACCTTTAACGCCCTTCATGACAAGCAAAAACAGATTGTCCTAACCAGTGATCGTAGTCCAAAACATCTAGAAGGGCTCGAGGAGAGGCTTGTCACGCGCTTTAGTTGGGGATTGACACAAACTATCACCCCCCCTGACTTTGAAACACGTATTGCCATTTTACAAAGTAAAACGGAACATTTAGGCTACAATTTTCAAAGTGATACTCTAGAATACCTAGCTGGGCAATTTGACTCAAATGTTCGAGATCTTGAGGGAGCTATCAATGACATCACTTTAATTGCCAGAGTAAAAAACATCAAGGATATCACTATTGATATTGCTGCAGAAGCTATTAGAGCTCGCAAACAAGATGTTAGCCAAATGCTCGTCATCCCAATTGACAAAATCCAAAATGAAGTTGGTAACTTTTATGGTGTTAGTATCAAAGAAATGAAAGGAAGCAGACGCCTTCAAAATATTGTTTTAGCCCGTCAAGTAGCCATGTATTTATCTAGAGAACTGACAGATAATAGTCTTCCAAAAATTGGGAAGGAATTTGGAGGAAAAGATCATACAACAGTCATTCATGCCCATGCAAAAATTAAATCTTTGATTGATGAAGACGATAATTTACGTTTAGAAATTGAATCAATCAAAAAGAAAATCAAATAA
- a CDS encoding sporulation protein Cse60 yields the protein MKIKLFHQKYKKALWELESQVNGFMAGVEVIDVKYTEATVGNSEDMDTLTSVMVLYK from the coding sequence ATGAAAATTAAACTATTTCATCAGAAATACAAGAAAGCCCTTTGGGAATTGGAAAGCCAGGTAAATGGTTTTATGGCAGGCGTTGAAGTTATTGACGTGAAATATACAGAGGCAACAGTGGGGAATAGTGAGGATATGGATACACTAACCAGTGTGATGGTTCTATACAAATAA
- a CDS encoding tyrosine-type recombinase/integrase, whose product MKITEYKKKDGSIVYRSSIYLGTDTVTGKKVKTTISGRNKKELKTKALQAQIEFEKDGSTVFKAVQINTYAELVENWLETYCHTVKKSTLMGTKFKIDKYLLPAFGNYRLDKLTPPIIQSQVNQWAKDYNQLGEGFQEYPLLHSLNKRILKYAVSLQAIPFNPARDVIIPRRKLKEGQKLKYLDDENLKKFLAYMDQLPNTYKNFFDTVLYKTLLATGLRIRECLALEWSDIDLKNGTLDVNKTLNIIKEITSPKTKSSIRVIDLDNKTVLMLRLYKARQSQIGKEMGLTYEKVFSNSFDKHIDARMLSFRLVKHLERAGCPRFTFHAFRHTHASILLNAGLPYKEIQTRLGHAKLSMTMDIYSHLSKDNQKNATSFYEKAIEKLKSS is encoded by the coding sequence ATGAAAATAACAGAATACAAAAAGAAAGACGGGTCAATAGTCTACCGCTCCAGTATCTATCTGGGTACAGATACAGTAACAGGTAAGAAAGTCAAGACAACTATATCAGGCCGAAACAAGAAGGAACTCAAAACCAAAGCGTTACAGGCTCAAATAGAGTTTGAAAAAGACGGGTCAACAGTATTTAAAGCGGTTCAAATCAATACCTATGCCGAACTGGTGGAGAATTGGCTAGAAACATACTGCCATACGGTTAAAAAATCTACCTTAATGGGTACCAAATTCAAAATAGATAAATATCTACTTCCAGCTTTCGGAAACTATAGGCTGGATAAACTGACGCCCCCAATCATTCAAAGTCAAGTTAACCAGTGGGCAAAAGACTATAATCAATTAGGCGAAGGATTCCAAGAATATCCGCTCCTTCACTCTCTAAACAAACGCATACTTAAATATGCCGTATCTTTGCAAGCTATACCCTTCAACCCTGCCCGTGATGTCATTATTCCACGGCGTAAACTCAAAGAAGGGCAAAAACTGAAATATCTGGATGATGAGAATTTGAAAAAGTTCTTAGCTTATATGGATCAGTTGCCAAACACTTACAAAAATTTCTTTGATACGGTGCTATATAAGACGCTTTTAGCTACTGGTTTGCGTATTCGTGAGTGTTTAGCCTTAGAGTGGTCTGATATTGACCTAAAAAACGGTACACTGGACGTCAATAAAACGTTAAATATTATCAAAGAAATCACTAGCCCTAAGACTAAATCAAGTATTAGGGTAATTGACTTGGATAATAAGACGGTGCTCATGCTACGGCTCTATAAAGCAAGACAATCCCAAATAGGAAAAGAAATGGGGTTGACCTATGAGAAAGTATTCTCTAATAGCTTTGATAAGCATATAGACGCTAGAATGCTTAGTTTTAGGTTAGTAAAACATTTGGAACGTGCTGGATGCCCTCGTTTTACGTTCCACGCCTTCCGACACACTCACGCTAGTATCTTGCTCAATGCTGGACTACCTTACAAAGAGATACAAACACGGCTCGGCCATGCAAAACTTTCTATGACCATGGATATTTATAGCCACCTATCCAAAGACAATCAGAAAAATGCTACTTCATTTTATGAAAAAGCTATTGAAAAATTAAAAAGTTCCTAA
- a CDS encoding Rha family transcriptional regulator — MELVYMDGKKEPYTLSSIVAEYTGLQHHTITKTIRKHQARFEQFGKVGFKIQAMESGQNTKDYILNEQQATLLVTFLKNTEQVANFKTNLVKAFFEMREELSKFRMQRALEKPKRKTLHDSIENWEQAPKHAHSTMNNLLLKAVTDRNAKQLREERGGYNGIDSLTSDELEQYQAFEDMVIAMIGLNMSYQEIKAMAFRNKKTRQRSA; from the coding sequence ATGGAACTAGTCTACATGGACGGCAAGAAAGAGCCGTACACATTAAGCAGTATTGTTGCAGAATACACGGGATTGCAACATCACACAATAACCAAGACGATCCGCAAGCATCAAGCAAGGTTTGAACAGTTCGGAAAGGTTGGATTTAAAATCCAAGCTATGGAAAGTGGCCAGAATACCAAGGACTATATTTTGAACGAACAACAAGCGACCTTGTTAGTTACATTCTTAAAGAACACCGAGCAAGTGGCCAACTTCAAAACCAACCTAGTCAAAGCATTTTTTGAAATGCGTGAGGAACTTTCTAAGTTTCGTATGCAGAGGGCGCTAGAAAAGCCAAAAAGAAAAACACTGCATGACAGTATTGAGAACTGGGAACAAGCACCCAAGCACGCGCATAGCACCATGAACAACTTGCTACTGAAGGCAGTAACCGACAGGAACGCTAAGCAGTTAAGGGAAGAACGTGGGGGCTATAATGGCATTGATAGCTTGACAAGTGACGAGCTGGAGCAATATCAAGCCTTTGAGGATATGGTAATAGCCATGATTGGCTTGAATATGAGTTATCAGGAAATCAAGGCTATGGCATTCAGAAATAAAAAAACACGCCAAAGAAGCGCGTGA
- a CDS encoding phage/plasmid primase, P4 family, with amino-acid sequence MEQEHPPRTMKELENRIFKAGEEWRAEHTETKVNETTGDVTEKVAMPQTFTVAKILSEIVTFTFISKSNIPDYSLLYIYDLDEGIYTASNDLFNLLCKTFDVRIKPREWPQIKLMVRTLAKIRKPLESANLIPVQNGIINLETKELLPFSPKYVITSKISTAYHAPKRVPTDREGKTFDDWLNSIACNDSELVTLFWQIILEAINPNHTRNKFAIFYGDGNNGKGTFQRFLINLIGESNISALKPAQFGEKHNLETLVGKVCNIGDEAPNEYLKNPSDLMSITSGDTVLVNPKGRPAFEATFKLFNIFSGNYIPNGGNKTKGWYRRIMIVPFNADFNGEKEKPWIKNEFLANKEVLEYALYKAINQEPFTHFIEPKAVKGLLEEYQEDNDYLLSWVKHEYMEKGWHELDVVPVFIVTRSLKHYAEDMGISKPNVYGAGKETIKHLQQLTPNRYSLRKKRVPPEDFEKLEAWDVDKIKMRTPQHSITKQE; translated from the coding sequence ATGGAGCAAGAACACCCTCCTAGAACGATGAAGGAGCTTGAAAATCGTATCTTTAAAGCTGGAGAAGAATGGCGGGCAGAACATACTGAAACTAAGGTAAATGAGACCACAGGGGACGTTACCGAAAAGGTTGCCATGCCTCAGACATTCACAGTAGCAAAAATACTGAGCGAGATTGTCACATTTACTTTTATCAGCAAGAGCAATATACCTGATTATAGCCTGCTCTATATCTATGATTTAGACGAGGGTATCTATACCGCTAGTAATGATCTATTCAATCTTTTGTGTAAGACCTTTGACGTTAGAATTAAACCCAGAGAGTGGCCACAGATTAAGTTGATGGTTAGAACATTGGCAAAGATACGAAAACCTTTAGAAAGTGCTAACCTTATTCCCGTACAGAACGGCATTATCAACTTAGAAACTAAGGAACTACTCCCCTTTAGTCCTAAGTATGTAATTACAAGTAAGATAAGCACGGCCTACCACGCGCCTAAACGAGTCCCAACAGATAGAGAGGGCAAAACTTTTGATGATTGGCTAAACTCAATCGCTTGTAATGATAGTGAACTGGTAACACTGTTTTGGCAGATTATCCTTGAAGCTATTAACCCTAACCATACCCGAAATAAGTTTGCTATCTTCTACGGGGACGGTAACAATGGTAAAGGGACATTCCAGCGCTTCCTTATCAATCTGATAGGGGAAAGTAATATATCAGCCTTGAAGCCTGCACAGTTCGGAGAAAAGCATAACTTGGAGACCTTGGTAGGTAAGGTTTGTAATATTGGGGATGAAGCGCCAAACGAATACTTAAAAAATCCGTCTGATTTAATGAGTATCACTAGTGGCGATACAGTCCTAGTCAACCCCAAAGGACGCCCAGCGTTTGAAGCAACTTTCAAGCTATTCAATATCTTTTCAGGGAACTATATCCCCAACGGTGGCAACAAGACAAAAGGCTGGTATCGTAGAATTATGATCGTCCCTTTTAATGCTGATTTTAACGGGGAGAAGGAAAAGCCTTGGATAAAAAATGAGTTTTTAGCAAACAAGGAAGTCCTAGAATATGCCCTCTACAAAGCTATCAATCAAGAGCCATTTACTCACTTTATCGAACCTAAAGCAGTTAAAGGACTCCTAGAAGAATACCAAGAGGATAATGACTACTTGCTTTCATGGGTTAAGCATGAATACATGGAAAAAGGTTGGCATGAGCTGGACGTAGTACCTGTCTTTATCGTTACGAGATCACTAAAGCACTATGCCGAAGATATGGGAATATCCAAGCCTAATGTTTACGGGGCTGGTAAAGAAACTATCAAGCACTTACAACAGTTGACACCCAATCGGTATTCTCTAAGAAAGAAAAGAGTTCCTCCAGAAGACTTTGAAAAACTAGAGGCATGGGACGTTGACAAGATAAAAATGCGGACACCTCAACACTCTATTACTAAACAAGAATAA
- the dnaN gene encoding DNA polymerase III subunit beta, which yields MIHFSINKNLFLQALNITKRAISSKNAIPILSTVKIDVTNEGVTLIGSNGQISIENFISQKNEDAGLLITSLGSILLEASFFINVVSSLPDVTLDFKEIEQNQIVLTSGKSEITLKGKDSEQYPRIQEISASTPLVLETKLLKKIINETAFAASTQESRPILTGVHFVLSQHKELKTVATDSHRLSQKKLTLEKNSDDFDVVIPSRSLREFSAVFTDDIETVEIFFANNQILFRSENISFYTRLLEGNYPDTDRLIPTDFNTTITFDVVNLRQSMERARLLSSATQNGTVKLEIKDGVVSAHVHSPEVGKVNEEIDTDQVTGDDLTISFNPTYLIDSLKALNSEKVTISFISAVRPFTLVPADTDEDFMQLITPVRTN from the coding sequence ATGATTCATTTTTCAATTAATAAAAATTTATTTCTACAAGCCTTAAATATTACTAAGAGAGCTATTAGTTCTAAAAATGCCATTCCTATTTTATCAACAGTAAAAATTGACGTGACCAACGAAGGTGTTACTTTAATTGGTTCAAATGGTCAGATTTCAATTGAAAATTTTATTTCTCAAAAAAATGAAGATGCTGGTTTGTTAATTACTTCTTTAGGTTCGATTCTTCTTGAAGCTTCTTTCTTTATCAATGTAGTATCTAGTCTACCTGATGTGACTCTTGATTTTAAAGAAATTGAACAAAATCAAATTGTTTTAACCAGTGGAAAATCAGAAATTACCCTAAAAGGAAAAGATAGCGAACAGTACCCACGAATCCAAGAAATTTCAGCAAGCACTCCTTTGGTTCTTGAAACAAAATTACTCAAGAAAATTATCAATGAAACAGCTTTTGCTGCAAGTACACAAGAGAGTCGTCCAATTTTGACAGGTGTTCATTTTGTATTGAGTCAACACAAAGAGTTAAAAACAGTGGCAACAGACTCTCATCGTCTAAGCCAGAAAAAATTGACTCTTGAAAAAAATAGTGATGATTTTGATGTCGTAATCCCTAGCCGTTCTCTACGCGAATTTTCAGCGGTATTTACAGATGATATTGAAACTGTAGAGATTTTCTTTGCTAACAATCAAATCCTCTTTAGAAGTGAAAATATTAGTTTCTACACACGTTTGTTAGAAGGAAACTATCCTGACACAGATCGCTTGATTCCAACAGACTTTAACACCACTATTACTTTTGATGTGGTAAACTTACGCCAGTCAATGGAACGTGCTCGTCTTTTATCAAGTGCGACTCAAAATGGTACTGTGAAACTTGAAATTAAAGATGGGGTTGTTAGTGCCCATGTTCACTCTCCAGAAGTTGGTAAAGTAAACGAAGAAATCGATACTGACCAGGTTACTGGGGATGATTTGACCATTAGTTTCAACCCAACTTACTTGATTGATTCTCTTAAAGCTTTAAATAGCGAAAAGGTGACCATTAGCTTTATCTCAGCTGTTCGTCCATTTACTCTTGTGCCAGCAGATACTGACGAAGACTTCATGCAGCTCATTACACCAGTTCGTACTAATTAA
- a CDS encoding helix-turn-helix domain-containing protein produces the protein MAQWTLRACRVNAGFTLRQVAKKVNKNFQTISKYEKDSTLIPFELLKELSELYQVKLDDIFLGDSTKKIELNQKEI, from the coding sequence ATGGCACAATGGACGCTAAGAGCGTGTCGAGTAAATGCAGGTTTTACTTTGCGCCAAGTGGCTAAGAAGGTCAATAAGAATTTTCAGACTATCTCAAAGTACGAAAAAGATAGTACGCTAATCCCTTTTGAGCTACTTAAAGAGTTATCGGAATTGTATCAGGTAAAACTGGACGATATTTTTTTAGGAGATAGTACGAAAAAAATAGAACTAAATCAAAAGGAAATCTAA